The genomic interval AGTAATTATTTTATTGTTTTCATTGCGGATTTTTATAGGAGCTAGTTTCCATATTTTAATTTCCAAATCATCATCTTCTATGGCATTGTCTTCATAGATTAATCCGTTTAAATAAGAATTTGTTTTATTTTCAATGTCTTGTATTTTAATAGTTATTGGTAAATTAATAAACGAAGGAGTAGTTTCGTAGATTACAGGTATTGCATTATCAGGGTCTGGTTTTAATGTGTTTAATTGTTGTAAACTCCCGCAGGAGTTGAAAGTTATTGTGATTAATAATAATATAGGGACACTAAGGATCTTTGTCATTTTATAAGTTTTAAAAGGAGTAAAAATACTTAAATATAATGTTATAATTGTTTGTTGTTTTTTAGAAAGGATTAATTTTTTTTAGATTACTAGTGTTGGCAAATTAAATTTCAAAATCCTGTATATTCTTATAGTTTCATCTTGAATCTTCTCTTTTGTTTTTTGTAACAATAACTTATTTTTTTGTTGTTTAAATGTTTTTACAGATGAATTTTTCTAATAAAATTTTTTTTAATGTCATTTGGTCGATTATTATTGTTTTTCATCGATTATAGTGTAATTCTTTCAAATGCATCGTTTGTGATTGATTAAATGAATCCTAATCTTTGTAGAATGTTTTTGAACAAAAAATGTTGCTTAAATATAATAAATGAATAACTTGTAAAGTATATAAGGTTGTTAGTCATTGTGTTGGTTTTGTTTTGAGTCTTTAATAATTTTAAAATATTTTAAAAACCATTTTGAATTAGTAAGCTTTAAATGTCTCAAACTTTATATAAGGAGTAGGATGTTTTTATTGGTTTTAACTTCCGTTTAGTTTGCTAGGCGGAAGTTTTTTTTGAATACTACTTTGCTGTTTCTGGATTCTTCAATTTGGTTGTAGCGTGTGATTGTTTTTAGCTTTTTATCAAATTGATTAATGGCCTTAATGGTTATTTACTTGCCTTAAAATTGCTACATTTGTATGATAACGTTAGATAGTTCTGTTTAAAAAATCATGAGAAAACTAATTGGGATTACTTCAGGTCTGTTTTTTATTTGTAGCACTGCCTTAAATGCGCAATCTAAGAAATGGTCTTTGGACGATTGTGTGAAGTATGCAATGGATAATAATATTTCCATACAATTAACCGAATTTGAGTCCAAAACTGCAACGATTAATGCCAAAGAAGCTTTTGGTAGTTTTCTGCCTTCTGTAAATGCTACTGGTTCTCACTCTTGGAATATAGGGTTAAATCAAGATATTACAACAGGGCTTTTGCAAAATAAAACCACTCAATTTAGTTCGGCTAGTGCTTCCGTTGGAATTGATATATATAAAGGATTGCAAAATCAAAATACTAGAAGAAGAGCTAATCTCTCGATTGTATCGGCTCAATATCAGTTACTAAAAATGAAAGAAGATATTTCGTTGAATGTAGCCAACGCTTATTTACAAGTACTTTTTAATGTTGAAAGTTTAAAGATTCAAAAGGAACAATTAAATATTGATGAGAAACAGTATCGTCGAACTGAAGATTTAGTAAAAGCAGGTACGATTCCCCGTGGTGATTTATTAGATAGTAAGGCGACCGTAGCTTTAGATAATCAAAAGCTTGTTAATGCGTCCAATTTGTTGTTGATTTCCAAATTAAGTTTAACACAATTGTTGCAATTAAAAGATTTTAAAAACTTTGATATAGTTGAAGAAAACGAATTTACTGTTCGATCCAGTATTTTGATGGAAACCCCTGAATCTATTTTAGATGTTGCAAAGGAAAAAATGACTGATATAAAAATTGCTCAAACTAATTTAGCTATTGCAGAGAAGAATGTTGCAATAGCGAAAGGGGCATTACAGCCTGTTTTAAAAGGTTTTTATAATTTCAACACTCGAATTTCTTATGCAGACATTGCGCTTAGAGATACAAATGGTTCTGTAATTGGAGTACAATCTGCGCCTCCATTTTTTGATCAGTTTAGTGATAATAAAGGACAGTCATTTGGTGCACAACTTAATGTTCCGGTTTTTAATGGTTTTTCAGTACGAAACTCTATTGAGCGTTCTAAAGTGGATTTTGAAAAATCTAAAATAGCATTGGAACAACAAAATCTAGATTTAGAACGTAATGTTTATACCGCATTTACAGATGCGAATGGAGCTTTGAAATCCTATGAGTCGGCTTTGGAATCATTGGAAGCTAGGCAAGAATCATTTCGTTATGCAAATGAGAAATTTGAAGTAGGTTTAATGAATTCTTTCGATTTAAGTCAATCTCAAACGTTTTTGTCTAATGCGCAGTCAGAAGTGTTGCGAACCAAATACGATTATATTTTTAAAATTAAAATATTGGAGTTCTATTTTGGAATTCCAATTGTCAAATACCAGTAATCATGTCAAAGAAAAGATTGTATTATATAATTGCCATTACTGTAGCTGTAATAGGTATTTTAATATTACTCGTAAAAAAAGGAGTGATAGGAAATCGTAACGACGGTAAAGAAGTCGAAATTGCTACAGTATTGACTAGAACTATTGTCGAGACTGTTTCAGCAACGGGTAAAATTCAACCTGAAATTGAGGTGAAAATTGCCTCTATGGTTTCTGGTGAAATCACTGCACTTCCTATAAAAGAAGGTCAATTAGTCAAAAAAGGAGATTTGTTGGTAAAAATTAATCCTGATTTATATACTTCGAGTTTGGACAGAACGAAGGCGGGTTTGTCTAGCTCTAAGTCAAATTTGGCACAAGCTGAAGCGCAGTATAAAGAGTCTAAATTGAACTACGATAGAAATAAAATTTTATTTGATAAAGGAATTATATCTAAGGCAGATTGGGATAAATCTGTAGCTACTTTTGAAGTGACCAAAGCAAGTAAACAAGCAGCTTTTTTTAATGTTCAAAGCGCATTAGCATCTGTTAATGAAGCGCATGATAATTTAGGGCGTACGTTGATTTACGCTCCAGCTGACGGAACCATTTCGATGTTAAATGTAGAGTTAGGTGAAAGGGTTTTAGGTACTCAACAAATGGCTGGTACTGAGATTTTACGGGTAGCTAATTTGAATAATATGGAAGTAGAGGTGGATGTCAATGAAAACGATATTGTTAAAATCAAAGAAGGTGATAGTGCTACTATTGAAGTCGATGCTTATTTGAAAAAACAATTTAAAGGTGTTGTAACGAGTATTTCAAATTCGGCCAGTAATAATTTAACGGCAGATCAGGTTACCAACTTCAAAGTTAAAGTGCGGATTTTAAAAGAATCCTATCAGTATTTATTAGTGGATAGGCCTAGTGCTTATTCTCCTTTTAGGCCTGGTATGACGGCAACGGTAGATATAATTACCAAAACAAAAGTAAATGTGCTAAATGTCCCTATTAGTTCTATTGTTGTAAAATCAGATACGAGCTCAACCAAAGAAGTTAAAGAAGAAGCAGTTTTAGAGACCAATGAGAAAGTTGTGAAAAAAGATAAAAAACTAGAATGTGTTTTTGTGAAAATTGGAGAAAAGGCAAAGATAAAAATTGTAAAAACTGGAATTCAAGACGATACTAATATTGAAATTATAAGTGGTCTTAAAAAAGGAGATGTAGTTATTACGGGACCTTATAACACGGTTTCTAAAGAATTGAATTCAGGTGATAAAATAGTTTTGAAGAAGGATAAAGAGGGGAAATAGGGTTATATTTGCATCTTAAACCCATTTTAATAACACATGAGTTATATTTTAAATATTGAAACGGCTACCAGAAACTGTTCAGTAGCGATTGCTAAAGAAGGAAAAACAATTGTTTGTCTTGAAATTGCTGAAGAAGGCTATTCTCATGCTGAAAAATTACATGTGTTTATTGAACAAGCTTTAAAAGAATCTGGAGTTTCCTATCAAGAATTGACAGCAGTTGCTGTAAGTCAAGGTCCTGGTTCTTATACAGGATTGCGTATTGGTGTTTCGGCGGCTAAAGGTTTGTGTTATGCTTTGAATATTCCTTTAATTGCTGTAGATACATTGAAATCACTAGCTTCTCAAGTTACTGTTGCTAGCGGATTTATTGTCCCAATGCTTGATGCGAGAAGGATGGAGGTTTATAGTGCCATATTTTCTTCTGATTTAAATGTTGAAAGAGAGACCCAGGCCGAAATTATAACGGAAGATTCTTTCTCTGTAATCCAAGAACCAATTTATTTTGTTGGTGACTGTGCTAATAAATGCAAAATAGTCTTGAATAAGCCTAGTTTTATTTTTTTGGAAGAAATTATTTTTCCATCGGCTAAAGACATGAGCGCGTTGAGTTATGAGCAATATAAAAATAAAGCCACAGTAGATGTGGCTTATTTTGAACCTTTCTACCTGAAAGATTTTATGGTTACAACTTCAAAAAAATAATTGTAATAATTTAATTAGCAGCAGATTTTTCTTTTACAAAGGGTTGGATAATAATGCCAGCTTTGTCAAAAGCATTTTTACAATTCTCTAAAGTCTCCGTGAATACACTTCCATAATCTTCCTTATTTGCCCATGGTCTTACAGCAAGTTCTATGGCGCTATCTGTTAGGTTTTTTACAAAGACATCTGGTTTTGGTTCTTGAAGTACTTTTGGATTGTTGTTTAATATGTCAAGAATGATGTCTTTTGCTTGCTTAATATCTGAATCGTAAGAGACAGAGAAAGTTAAATCAGCCCTACGAGTACCTTTGATAGAATAATTGGTAATAATGCCATTAGATAAAATTCCATTCGGAATGAAAACCACCTGATTGTTTGCAGTAGTTAATTTGGTAACAAAAATTTGAATTTCACTTACAGTTGCTATCATGCCTTGAGCTTCAATCAAATCACCGTCTTTAAAAGGTTTGAAAATAATAATCAACATTCCGCCTGCAAAATTAGATAAGGAACCTTGTAGCGCTAGACCAACAGCCAATCCCATTGCACCTAGAATGGCGACAAATGAAGATGTTTCGATTCCGAGTTTAGAAATGAAGGTTACAAATAATAATACTCGTAATGCCCACAGTAAGATGTCTCCAAGAAATTGTGATAATGTTACTTCTAGTTTTCTTTTGATCATTATTTTTCTAACCAATCTATTGATGATTCTAATGGCATAAAGGCCAATAAAAAGAATAATAAATGCAGAAATTAATTTGGGTGAATACTCAATTATTTCTTGGATTAAATTGTTGCCATAACTGGCTATGTAATTAGGGTCTAAATTCATAATGGATTTAATAAAAAACCTTCTGCTAGAGAAGGTTTTGAGTTTGTACTAAATGTGATAATTAACTTTTGTACGCTATTTGCGATAGTTTAAAAGTGTGAGTTTTAAACTGCTTCTACACTTATTTTTTCGTCGTTTAACATGCTTCTTAGCATGTTTTCGATTCCGCTTTTTAGTGTAAATGTTGACGATGGGCAACCATTACAAGCTCCTTGCATAATTACTTTTACGGTACCAGTTGTTTCGTCATAGGAGTCAAAAGCAATGTTTCCTCCATCTGCCTGAACTGCAGGTTTTACAAATTCTTCAAGAATGTTGATGATTTTTTGAGAAGTCTCATCTAAGGAATCAAAGTTTGCTTCTTTAGTCGCTTCGTTTTTTACTTCATTAGGAATGAAATTTTCATCAAAGACAATTCCTCCATTCTCAATGTAATGTTTGATGAATGTTCTTAGTTCCAAAGTGATTTCTTCCCAACTGTTCAGTTCATATTTTGTAACTGAGATATAATTCTCATCAATAAAAACTTCTTTTACAAAAGGAAATTTAAACAATTCTTTTGCTAATGGTGAAGCAGCTGTTTCGTCAATGTTTTTGAACTCAACTGCATTTTTAGTCAGCATTTTGCTAACTACGAATTTCAGCGCTGCAGGGTTTGGAGTGGTTTCACCGTAAACAGTAACGGGTTGTTTTTTTGTTTTGTTTTCCAAATTGATGATGCTGCCTCCATTGCTTACAAAGAGTTCGATTTGTTCTGCAACATCTTCTTTAACATCATTCCAATCCACAATACTGAATTTTTCAATAGCAACAAAATTGCCTGAAATATAAACTGTTTTTACAAATGGGAGGTAGAATAATTGTTGCGCCAGAGGAGAAGCTTTAGCCTCATCAATATTTTTGAATTCAAAACTCTCATTTTTAGTGATAAAATCTTCAAATTCAAACTTTAATATAGTTGGGTTTTGTGTTTCTTTGATTAAAACTTTTGTCATGATTTTTTAAATTTTTACAAATTTACTAAAGTTATTTTCTATGATTAACTATATTTGGTATATTAATGGATAAATTAACTTTATTTTAAATGTTAGGCAGTTTTTTTGTTTGTTTTAAGTAATTTTAAATAGTCATTTTAAATATTTTCAATGTTCTCAAAATTTAAATTAGTCATAGTTTTATTTCTTTTCACGAGTTTTTCTTTCGCTCAAGAAGGGATAGCTGTATATTCGGATTATTTATCTGATAATTATTATTTGATCCACCCTTCTATGGCAGGAGCTGCGAATTGCGCTAAAGTAAGATTAACGGCACGTAAGCAGTGGTTTGATCAATCTGATGCTCCTTCATTACAAACATTAAGTTTTAATGGAAGAATTAGTGAGAAAGCGGGCGCTGGAATTATTCTATTTAATGATAAAAATGGATACCATTCTCAAAAAGGTGTCAAACTTAGTTATGCTTACCATTTGATGTTTTCGAGAGATGAAGTTGATTTGAATCAATTGTCTTTCGGTATTAGTGCCGGTTTAATTCAAAGTCAATTAGATGAAACTCAGTTTAGACAATCCGGTAACTTTGATCCCTTGATAAATGGTACCGTTATTCAAAAAGACTCTTATCCTAATTTTGACATTGGTATGTCATATAATTTCTTAGATTTTTATGCTCATGCGACTGTAAAAAACCTAATGGAAACAAGGAGAGATATTTATTCTGAATTTGAAAGTGATAATTTGAGAAAGTACCTTTTAAGTGCGGGATATGTTTTTGGGAATGAGGATGGGATATTATGGGAACCTTCCGTACTACTACAATCAGTAAGCAGGACACAAGAGCGTTCATTTGATTTAAACATCAAAGCATATAAGGCGATGGACTTTGGGACGGTATGGGGCGGCTTATCTTACCGTAGAAGTATCGATGGTGCAAATTACTCCAACGGAACAGGTACGTCTACACAACATCTTCAATACATTACTCCAATTGTTGGTGTGAATTATAATAATTTCATGTTTGCATATACTTATTCACACCTTTCAGGGGCAGTTAAATTTGATAATGGTGGTTATCACCAAATCACCTTAGGTCTTAACTTATTTTGCAAAAGAGCTAAGTACGAATGTAAGTGTCCTGCTATTAACTAATTATTTTTTTATCATGTTGATTAAGTCTGTTAACGGAGTTTCTCCGCAAATTCCCGATGATTGTTATGTGGCTGAAAATGCAACGATAGTAGGAGATGTTAGTTTTGGGGATTCTTGTAGCGTATGGTTCAATGCGGTTATTCGCGGTGATGTGAATTTTATAAAAATAGGGAATAAAGTAAACATTCAAGACGGAGCAGTGATTCATTGTAC from Flavobacterium ovatum carries:
- a CDS encoding TolC family protein; the encoded protein is MRKLIGITSGLFFICSTALNAQSKKWSLDDCVKYAMDNNISIQLTEFESKTATINAKEAFGSFLPSVNATGSHSWNIGLNQDITTGLLQNKTTQFSSASASVGIDIYKGLQNQNTRRRANLSIVSAQYQLLKMKEDISLNVANAYLQVLFNVESLKIQKEQLNIDEKQYRRTEDLVKAGTIPRGDLLDSKATVALDNQKLVNASNLLLISKLSLTQLLQLKDFKNFDIVEENEFTVRSSILMETPESILDVAKEKMTDIKIAQTNLAIAEKNVAIAKGALQPVLKGFYNFNTRISYADIALRDTNGSVIGVQSAPPFFDQFSDNKGQSFGAQLNVPVFNGFSVRNSIERSKVDFEKSKIALEQQNLDLERNVYTAFTDANGALKSYESALESLEARQESFRYANEKFEVGLMNSFDLSQSQTFLSNAQSEVLRTKYDYIFKIKILEFYFGIPIVKYQ
- the tsaB gene encoding tRNA (adenosine(37)-N6)-threonylcarbamoyltransferase complex dimerization subunit type 1 TsaB, which translates into the protein MSYILNIETATRNCSVAIAKEGKTIVCLEIAEEGYSHAEKLHVFIEQALKESGVSYQELTAVAVSQGPGSYTGLRIGVSAAKGLCYALNIPLIAVDTLKSLASQVTVASGFIVPMLDARRMEVYSAIFSSDLNVERETQAEIITEDSFSVIQEPIYFVGDCANKCKIVLNKPSFIFLEEIIFPSAKDMSALSYEQYKNKATVDVAYFEPFYLKDFMVTTSKK
- a CDS encoding efflux RND transporter periplasmic adaptor subunit — protein: MSKKRLYYIIAITVAVIGILILLVKKGVIGNRNDGKEVEIATVLTRTIVETVSATGKIQPEIEVKIASMVSGEITALPIKEGQLVKKGDLLVKINPDLYTSSLDRTKAGLSSSKSNLAQAEAQYKESKLNYDRNKILFDKGIISKADWDKSVATFEVTKASKQAAFFNVQSALASVNEAHDNLGRTLIYAPADGTISMLNVELGERVLGTQQMAGTEILRVANLNNMEVEVDVNENDIVKIKEGDSATIEVDAYLKKQFKGVVTSISNSASNNLTADQVTNFKVKVRILKESYQYLLVDRPSAYSPFRPGMTATVDIITKTKVNVLNVPISSIVVKSDTSSTKEVKEEAVLETNEKVVKKDKKLECVFVKIGEKAKIKIVKTGIQDDTNIEIISGLKKGDVVITGPYNTVSKELNSGDKIVLKKDKEGK
- a CDS encoding NifU family protein, with the protein product MTKVLIKETQNPTILKFEFEDFITKNESFEFKNIDEAKASPLAQQLFYLPFVKTVYISGNFVAIEKFSIVDWNDVKEDVAEQIELFVSNGGSIINLENKTKKQPVTVYGETTPNPAALKFVVSKMLTKNAVEFKNIDETAASPLAKELFKFPFVKEVFIDENYISVTKYELNSWEEITLELRTFIKHYIENGGIVFDENFIPNEVKNEATKEANFDSLDETSQKIINILEEFVKPAVQADGGNIAFDSYDETTGTVKVIMQGACNGCPSSTFTLKSGIENMLRSMLNDEKISVEAV
- a CDS encoding type IX secretion system membrane protein PorP/SprF; protein product: MFSKFKLVIVLFLFTSFSFAQEGIAVYSDYLSDNYYLIHPSMAGAANCAKVRLTARKQWFDQSDAPSLQTLSFNGRISEKAGAGIILFNDKNGYHSQKGVKLSYAYHLMFSRDEVDLNQLSFGISAGLIQSQLDETQFRQSGNFDPLINGTVIQKDSYPNFDIGMSYNFLDFYAHATVKNLMETRRDIYSEFESDNLRKYLLSAGYVFGNEDGILWEPSVLLQSVSRTQERSFDLNIKAYKAMDFGTVWGGLSYRRSIDGANYSNGTGTSTQHLQYITPIVGVNYNNFMFAYTYSHLSGAVKFDNGGYHQITLGLNLFCKRAKYECKCPAIN
- a CDS encoding mechanosensitive ion channel domain-containing protein; amino-acid sequence: MNLDPNYIASYGNNLIQEIIEYSPKLISAFIILFIGLYAIRIINRLVRKIMIKRKLEVTLSQFLGDILLWALRVLLFVTFISKLGIETSSFVAILGAMGLAVGLALQGSLSNFAGGMLIIIFKPFKDGDLIEAQGMIATVSEIQIFVTKLTTANNQVVFIPNGILSNGIITNYSIKGTRRADLTFSVSYDSDIKQAKDIILDILNNNPKVLQEPKPDVFVKNLTDSAIELAVRPWANKEDYGSVFTETLENCKNAFDKAGIIIQPFVKEKSAAN